GTCAGATTACCATAatcttaattatataatatgttactaTTTGATGACCCAAACCTTAGTCTGCTATATAACGTAGTTCGAAATACCCATTTGTCAGATTACCATAatcttaattatataatatgttactaTTTGGTGACCCAAACCATAGACTGCTATACAACGTAGTTCGAAATACCCATTTGTCAGATTACCATAATCTTAATGATATGATATGTTACTATTTGATGACCCAAACCTTAGTCTGCTATATAACGTAGTTCGAAATACCCATTTGTCAGATTATCATAatcttaattatataatatgttactaTTTGCATGGTGACCCAAACCTTAGTCTGCTATATAACGTAGTTCGAAATACCCATTTGTCAGATTACCATAATCTTATTGATATAATAAGTTACTGTTTGGTGACCCAACCTTAGTCTCCTATATAACGTAGTTCGAAATACCCATTTGTCAGATTACCATAatcttaattatataatatgttactaTTTGGTGACCCAAACCTTAGTCTGCTATATAACGTAGTTCGAAATACCCATTTGTCAGATTACCATAATCTTATTGATATAATAAGTTACTGTTTGGTGACCCAACCTTAGTCTCCTATATAACGTAGTTCGAAATACCCATTTGTCAGATTACCATAatcttaattatataatatgttactaTTTGGTGACCCAAACCTTAGTCTGCTATATAACGTAGTTCGAAATACCCATTTGTCAGATTACCATAATCTTAATGATATAATATGTTACTATTTGGTGACCCAAACCTTAGTCTGCTATATAACGTAGTTCGAAATACCCATTTGTCAGATTACCATAatcttaattatataatatgttactaTTTGGTGACCCAAACCCTAGTCTCCTATATAACGTAGTTCGAAATATCCATTTGTCAGATTACCATAATCTTAATGATATAATGTGACTGTTTGATGACCCAAACCTTAGTCTCCTAGAAAATAATGCTATATTCAAATCTGTCCAGAACTTCATTATAAGTAGCAAACGTTctgaaattaattaaacagtCACATTCTTTGTCTCTCAAGacttctgacatctaattcttAATAATGCTTAAAGGTTCATCCTCTTTACCTTTTCTTCCTTCTATCTCCCCTCTTTGTTAGTAAATTTGGAAcaagttataattattatgttttattttattgcttgtaaaatattcatattgtaaaatgtagggTGAGGCCTTGATACAGGCTAACGGCTGTTGGCTAATCCCCAGACTGTAAAGAAAACactaatattgtttaaaccaatccAGAAAATAGAACGTACACCAACAAGAGAGCCTGAACATATAAACTGTGATGTGAAAAATATAACAGTTGACTAACAATTGACAAACAgtgtaagaaaaacaaaaaatataacaaattaaataatttgaacTTTTTTGCCTCGTTTCGGAACCATATTATATGTGATACATTAAGTTTTTAATTTTGAACACCCAGTGTATTATATATGATATGGtgcaaaaaaaatcattttcctTTAACATGGGGTCAACATTATATCATCACTCTCAACTGTCATCATTATTtgcagacagaaagaaaaatatattagtggGATACAATTTAGGAGGTGGATAGGGCATATACGTTcagcaaaatatttattttcctaGTATCTGAAGAACAAGAGGGTAGCACGTAGCTCAGTACGTACTGGTGGTGCTTGCCTAATGATGCACaattgatctaggatcaatccccatcggtgggcccattgggttaaagttcaagtttgttttgtttagcaacactactagagcacattgattaattaatcatcggctattgatgtcaaacatatggtgactgacaagagtcttagagaggaaactcgctacatttttccatcaatagcaagggatattttttattatgcacttttccacaaacaggaaaacacataccacagcctttgtcccgttgtggtgcactggttggaacaagaaaaaaaccccaatcggttgaatggatccaccaaggtggttcaatcctgtgacgcaagcacctccgGCAAGTACTCGaccaactgaactaaatcctgccccctcccattgggttatttctcgttctatccagtactccacaactggtgtatcaaaggtcatggtatgtactattctgtctgtggaatggtatttatgaaagatctcttgctactaactgGAGttgagggtgggtgggtgcaagGCCCGCTACTGAACTCCCATACTCAACAAAAAAGAACccatacaaacatttaaaacattagttaacatgttgttttataaCACAATTCTTTTTGGTACTaaacttatttaattttttattattatttttatgttgaaaaTAACTGTTTTAGATTTTGGATATTTTTTAACTCTGGCATACATGTAAGTTACTGTTAATTTTTGTTACATCAAACCATGCAAGCCTGACGTATCAcacttgatacatgtagtttggcGGTCTTGCTATGTTTAAAGTATCAGATTTTTTCAGTTTACTGTATTCtttaattactactactaatatgcATAGCATTTACCAATCAGTCCTACTTACCTGTGCATGTGTAACGTTTCTTGATTAAAAAATTATTCTATTCTAAACATCACTATCCAACATTTCAGCAATCTTTAGACActagttttgtaaaaatatgatAGAGGACATGTCTGTTCTGTATTAAATATCATACATCAGACAATATTGATtgaacaaactatttttttgtattttaattttaattaacctaATTAGTTTTGTGTATCATATTTGATACTGGCGGCTCTCTAGAGTTAGACCTCGTACcatactgttaaaaatatagcatacatgtataattatattatattaaaacatggaTATCACATAAATATACAGGCACATGTAGGTTGTTAGAAAATCACAATATTCCATGATATGAAGTCGATATCGCCTaaaagtcgagtccctaatttcaagccctgaaaacgtaatTTTCTATTGACCTGTTTATAAGCCAACCAATGaaaaataacttgaaaatattgaagtatttcttactGTCAGCAAATAAGAACCATCAATGGCTGATATgtacaatttttgaacaaaagaatattattttagaaatttcaGATTTGGTTTTGTGCCAGTGATCATCAATATATGTCCCTGCATGTTTCTCTAGTGAACTGCAAAGACCAGTCTAAACTATTTTCACTGAAAGCTGATTAATATTCatgattattttcatttcaacttattttcttgcttatatccaattaaggttcaagcatgctgtcctgggaacacacctctgctatctgggctgcctgtccaggacagtgggttagttgttaatgttaGTTGGTTGGtgattagtgagaaagaagagggtgtatagtggccttacacctactcatggaacccttaagaactcgctctgggttggagctggtaccgggctgcgaaccctgtacctaccagcctgtagtcggatgacttaaccacgacgccaccgaggccggtcaaatatTCATGAAGCTAATCAGGGACTGTGTACTAAAGATTGTTTGAACAACGATTACTGCCATGTTGATTAACCTTGTTACAACTACCCGTATATCTTCACctataagttaaaaaaaattcaccaaaaaattattttgtaaattgtatGATATTTAATACTGGcagatatgttaatttgacaaattaattttttgtaacttttttttggATTTACATGTACAGCAGTCCAATTATTAATGACATGTGTAAACAATACTACTACCTGTAGCCTGTGTTTGTTCtggggaaaaaaataatttataggtGAAGACACATGAGTAGTTGTAACAAGATTAATCAACATggaatattttagtttttgcttattgttttattctgttttatttttttcagaaaagGATGCTGAAAATGGACTGTAAGTGTTTTCTACAAATTTGAATTCCTTGAGCTTAGTAAGGTTAAATTAAGTTATgccattttaatattaatgcaaaataaattaatgattatttaaaatttaaatcaaatataatacttCAAAAAAAACCCTTGACAATCATTCAGGTTAACAAAATACAAAGGTATATACTGTGTTAGGGTATATGATATCACAAATTATTGTCAAAACAGATGTAACTGCTTCATGCTAAAAAAAGGCAAATATATCATGCCATGCTGGTGACACCTATCATATACGTATACAGCCATTATTTTTCACATTCATTCTTACAATCTTGAACCTTTTCACGTCAATCAGTAGATTCTGATCCTGCCAGTAcccattttaaatgtattataaatcaAATGAGATGGTTTTAGGCTAAACAATTGTCAGTGCTGTCCAGAATACCATTATTTTGCAATctctcaagatattgagttgaaagagtgtgtgtgtgtgtgtgtgtgtgtgtgtgtatgtgtgtgtgtgtgtgtgtgtgtgtgtgtgtgtgtgtgtgtgtgtgtgtgtgtgtgtgtgtaatcacataccagtgtaagatattacttATGTCATAACAGTTACttaatatctaactagtgtaatattggcataTGCAGACTGAtgcagtaattattttaatttgaatgatgtcggtattcaaatgacatcactttgcatctctCTGCAATGaaataaactgggtgcatgacACGTCCTTTTTACGAATGCTAAAAAACCCATTAAGTGCAAAattgcttttgaaaatgttttgctaTTAATGTATCTAATCAtgtttgtacaaaatagtgtttaatttaaaagtgtaaCATCACAAAATATGGTCGTGAtttaaaattgcaataaaatCGAAACATGGCCATGAATTAAAATTGCAATAAGATAGGCTTTTATATTTGCACCTATTGTGTACTTCTTCTTTGTGGCTTGTTTGcaattggtttgtaataaataaaatattaaactagcTAGTCTGTCATACACAGTGTTGGTGTCTGACAAGCGAAAACGAATCAGGTACCAAAACTGTTAATTCATTTCATacaaatggtatgacaggcaagctcgtttagtattctatatttatcatGTTCAACTTTCATGGAAATTTACTAAGTTTTTAAGGgctcttgaatttaggagatatgaaaatttgtatTCATGTATAGCTTTATCTTGTACTGTtaagatcaagtttaactttcatggtgttGTACCGGGtacccattttttcacagagttatggcccttgaatttagaagaTAAGAAATTTATTTGTTGTCACTGTATGTGCTGGGTTATGAACAGAATGAAACATACACAAACCGTGACTTGTTTATTACTCAGtaaatctgaagaaaaaaaaaaatctgttaatGAATACATCTACCGGTATCACTAAATGCCATGATGTCCTGTTTGTTTAAATGCAGCATAATTTGGAACTGTCTTCATTCAGGTATTAAATTTCTCTGttcttgtttaaaaatatatttattgttttgtggttgtttttgtctgtttgtttgtttgtttggggttttagTAATTATTGGGTacatgcattattttatttatctggaTCCATGGGTTTGTGCAGGATAATAGaacctttttttaatatatatatgttttctgGTAAAACTCAATTTGTGACTGTATAACCAGCATGAACGTCATAGTTATCCCCTAATTATATAGGAGGTTTTCATTTCTCCACAAACATTGACATTTTAGTAATTATTGGGTacatgcattattttatttatctggaTCCATGGGTTTGTGCAGGATAATAgaaccttttttaaatatatatatatatatatatatgtttgcccGTAAAATTCAATTGTATAATCAGCATGAACGTCCGCAAATggttaaatacaacatagttatcccctaattatataaacaaaattcccTCAGAATGTGACTGGCATGATTTatgcatctacatgtatatgtagtatTTAGCATGTTTTCTGGTGATAGTTTTAGCATAGCAAAAGAAGATGCCAGCTTTATAGTAAGTCGCCTTTCAGCTAAGGCAGGGGCAGTTCTTAATCTTCCAAGTTGAGGGAGGACCATTGTCCCCTGCTTCCAATGCGTGTTTGATGGGGGTTCTTATTTTTTGGtaggggtatttttttttattcattttaatacatCAACTTTATCTAAgttggtaattttaaaaaataaaatggtgtgtatatacatatatataggaCACTGTTAAGATGTTATACAAGGCtccaatttttcaaaatgttaccaATGATATGGTTTACTTAAATGGTTTGgtgggttttattttgttttgttgtttttgtttgttttaactgtaTGGTCTTGGCACCTCATTTTGCTGATTATGAAGCACTGAGTTTTCCatgtgttaataattattgacaatatgtttgtcttttatcagtttattatatgtatatgtagctGGGTTTGGCAATCTGGAAACTATTTTTACTCTCATTACTGATTTTATGATTTTGGTAGTCGTTATTATCATAATCTGGCTATAGGTACACATGTATAGTGAACAATGGCAGGCCTCAGAGAATTTATaatttgcataacccatttacaggcaacacatacaatttgttttcttcacGTAATCCATTTCATTTTGTGTAAACTATTATGATCATATACATCATGTTCAAACTTTAATGCGGGAATGAATAATTGTTTATGCAATTTTCAGCATCCTGAATAGTGACACTTTAAATGAGGAAATGATGAATTTTggcttatacatgtacatattatcgttgttgtttttttttcttctttttttcattgatGTAACTTAATTTAGTTGCTTATGATTTCTATAAGTCTCCATACTACATGATGGACATCATTTAGTTGTAGCTGTTGTATGTTGCATTAACTGTGAAAGATTACGGTTTCCAGTTAATGCCATAGTGGAAAActaaatcaatttatttttcttaatttaattcttaataataaatattactgtACATATGTATTGCTTGTTATTGTTAGCTGTTTCAAGTTTGTTAAGACTGGGATACAATGTATCTTTATTGATGAATGTCACCAAGGTATAATTTCAAACTGTTTAGCCTGGGTTATGGTTATTATAAgtacagtcgaacctgtctatggcggccactcgtgggacatgacaaaagtggccgccatagagaggtggccgccgtatgcaggtcatatataagtccgaattaaaaaaatttttacacGTATGTTGCAATAGAACTATTAACGAGCCTAAGGAGcgtaattaaaaacaagacaaaaaattatgatctatatgaaattttattaagtgaaaaagagaatatttaacaaacaacagAATAATGGAGCACTGTTCTGCGCATTAAAGTCACTGATTATCCTTTAATGTTCACTTGCTAAAGAAGTCACCTCGCTCCCCACTTTGTGTACCTGCGACGATGTTGTGCCTATGCCTGAATGAATCCAGCCACCCATTTGACGCTTTGAAACTCGCTATTCCCAAATCTTCGGCAAATTTTAACGCCTTCTCCTTAATCAGTGGACCGCTGACATTTATTCTACGAGCAGTGGCATCTTGGAACCATTTCCAAACCAACATGTTAATATCCTCATTGCCTGTAAGTTTTCTCTGCCCTTTTCTGTCAGAGGGCTGGTTGTTATCATAATCTGCCAACATCTCCGCTTTTCTCTTTAAAATGCCATCAATCTGAGTTCTACCCGCCCCGAAATGTTCAGCAATTTTTCTAGCACTCAATTTGTCTTTCTCTGATTTTTTAATGACCTCTACTCTCTGTTCCAACGTTAACGCGATCGGCTTACTGGGTTTAggtggcattttgaaaataaatatcagaaataacctgcagcagtatttaattccttctagagttgacacgtttaactccagttgttttaggctagataccctcttataaactgcgtttaatgaccaccgccgatgactagtacatcgcaccgttaatccagattaaaaacacttgttaattaacgaacacagctaagcgaccgacgacctttaaaggaccgctgtttatcaagccaattggttatatcaacaaaaacatcttacgtttttttttacgattgccgacatttctttataacttgcactaaaaaacaattgtggccgcgatagcaggttcattttcgcttttttatgacgaaagtgtggccgctggccgcgttaagcaggtggttgccatatagaggtaaaatatatagtaaaattcattgggggggacctcagggtggccgccatggacaggtggccgccatatggaggtggccgcgaaggcaggtttgactgtatgtaaCAATGCTACATTCATCAAGGAATAATTTACTGTGATTTGTTTTACAGTCGTACGAACAGAGATTCTCAAAATCTTCCAGCTCTGCCTGGTAAGTTTGTATTCTTCAATTATATGTAACCTTTACAAAATAagccacattacaaacaatgcaTTTATATGTGATGGGCAGGGCTTGAACTTGAGAAATTTTATTCAGCAGCATTCTCTAAACCATGACAGTTCATATCGCAGCTACGGTAATTAAGTTTGGGTCCTAGCTGGATGGGTATAATAATATGATGCCATTTATGTCTTGAAACATGTGAGTGTGTAATTATGAAATTCAACTCTTCGAGATTTATAGTCgttatttcatatatacatcTGTCTATAACTACattgtacctacatgtatatgtactttaCATATTGTCGCCAAGGCTTAGTGCATgttcataaaaaatattttttaaatatccaaaaaatatatttacattacaagAAAAGAGGATTCATCCAACATGCATACtgcaaatgttttattgcaacatacattattattaatttcttcCTCAATATTGAAAGGTTTTCTATTAAATCtaacacaaaaatatttaatttgtattttaaaatttatatatattttaaaatgaacttagaatatgtaatgtaaatatattaattaatttgaataattttccATGGTCCGGTGGACTGTCGAGCTGATTACAGCTAGTACCGCTAGTTCTGTCTTGTCAAGGCCCACACTATTCATCTTTGTCATCTTTTACCCTCTTCCCATCATTCTCAGTATcgtaatacaaaaaaaatcaattatccTATTTTTACtacaatttcatttcttttcaacatcacctgtcctcataactagtgcatattccctacGATTAGTAGACTGgaccgaacatcccaacagccaatgggatggcttaaaTTCTTCCACTGTGTACCCTTCCTGTTCCAGTCACGTGACtacaacttccttctttttcctataggtttatatagcaatgacgtTTGTCATTCGTATAAGTGACGCACCCCTTCGGGTGTAGAGCTCACGAATGCTTGAGGAGAACAGCGAGGACACCTCACAATTATCGAATCAACCTCCACAtcaactactacaacaacaacgacaacttATATACGTTTCACCACCACTCCGGACGGCGGCTCGCGGGCTttttcataatcatcatcatatatcATTCATATCATTTTAAGTACGGCCCACCTGTGTTGTATGgataacctggggggggggatggaggggggacgccgtggtagggtgctttTCGGGTGCGttagggcgttggcggtttgggCCGATAGGGATGCCtgttaggaggcctccccccccccccggaacgcccccccccccccgtggaaATCCGGACTGACCGGAATGGGCCACCCGCCTGTTGGAGCGCCGGATTGACGGTGGCACGGGGttcccccctttgcgaatccttCATCCTCCAGGGCTAActtgaataattaataaattaaaataattgattaaattaATCGTATAATATATTCTTTTGAACTGCCCAATCGAAAAATTATCTTATTATGCACCTACTAATTATATAGTAAAAGAATAGAATGATTTAGGTTTTTGGtgccattattattaatatataacataagatACAAGGTAATGGTAGACCCCAAATTGTTttacttccctttttttttaagtggtcATACCACATGTTTAAAATTATCCCCTACATTTCTCTTccataccccccaccccccaccccacccccccttcCCGCCCCGGaggtggtcactggcgaagtcagaggctagatccggggcgggcgtgcctgaacccttgtggataggggcacgttaattgAGTTGCCCATTGCCCATTCTTTTTCCTTCGCTCTTACGGTTTGGACGTTCTTTATTTTTGCTCTGTCGTAATCTGAGCAATCTGTTTTATTACTTAGCTTTATGTTTCGATTTATTGTGGTGACACATTCTTTAATGTTGTTACTTTGATATTATACCATTATTTTGGTTGTCATTAATTCGGTTTAAGTGTTATTTACActtcaaattattttgccatGTGTGCCAGTTACCCTGTAGGCCGCCATTTTAAAATGGCGTCTTCTTGTTTACCGGAATTATGCATTTTTATGTGTTTGCTTTCTCATTACAGATAAATTTTGAGAATGTCGGATACTAGCTCGTCTAGAGTTATGCGTTCCTGTACCAAATGCAGGAAATTTATGGTGGGAGGAGACCCGCACGACGTCTGCCCCGGGTGTCGGTCACCCTGTGACGTTGAATCACGTTGTCTTCTCCGTCTTCCTCTTGGACCAACTGAATTTGACAACTATTTGAAGGTCTTGACTCAGCGCTCTAAGAAATCGGATTCTGTTTCAGCGACGTCTTCTCCAGTTGCGCCGACTTTGTAGTCTATGGCTGAATTGCTGAAGTCTCTCTCACCCAGTATGGTCCAAGAAACTATTGCTTCGCTACACGCCACGACAAGACCTACGGCTACCGTGACGGTACCAGTCACAACTTCTGTCTCTACTACGGTGTGTGCTATGGTGACAATGGTTACCGCACCGATGGATACTACGGTGTCTCGACTGCCTAGGGATTCCACTTTGGATCATCACCGACCTGCTTCATCTGTTGTTGGGCATCGCAGCCGTGAACGAAGCCGTTCGCCACGATCTACGGATTTTTCTCATCGCTATCATCGGTCTCGTAGTATACAGCGTTATACCTCACGGTCGCCCTCCTAAGAAATGGAAAAACGTGCCTTATAAACGGCAGCCTTTTCGAGGACAACCTGCCCAAAGGAAGCCAACCGGCTCAGGGAAACACCCCAAAGGAAAGACGTCTCGACATTTACGTCTGCCGTCGCAACCAGGACTCCTCAGACTATCTCGACCTTCGACTCACCCCTCGATTATCCGTTGAACACCGATTATCAACTCACGCTTCCAGTGTGTCCTATACTGGTCGAATCGTCCAATGCCGGAGGTCGACTGCAAAGGTATTGGAGGAATTGGGAACACCTCTGCAAAGATGTGTTTATAACCGGGATTACATGACACGGTTATCGCCTGCAGTTGTCTTCCCTACCACCTTTGACCACATCGCCAAAGGAAGTATATCATTCGGCCGCTCATATGATGGTCTTACAAGACACAGTCAACAAGCTGGTCGAGAAGGGTGCAGTACGGAGGATATCGAAGCAAGATCTGTCTCCAGGATTTTACTCAGAAATCTTTCTGGTTCCCAAGAAAGATTCTCCTGACCTCAGAATGATTCACAATCTGGCATACTTCAATTTACATCATCTAGAATCTCCGCCACAGTTCAAAATGTTCACAGTCCGGGATGTCAGAACAGTCATTCGACCAAACGATTGGTTATCGTCACTGGACATCAAGGATGCCTACCTCCACGTACCCATCCATCCGGCTTACCACAAATACCTCCGGTTTGTGGTGCAGGGAGTGCATTATGAATGGATGGTGCTGCCGTTTGGCATTTCGGTCTATTCTTGGCTATTCACGAGAATAACAGCTCCAATGTCGCGAATTCTCCATCAGCAGGGTATATCATTGTCTTTTGAAGTGCCAGAACCAGCTGAAGTTAGTGAACCAAATCAATTATGTATTTCAGTTCTTGGATTGTCAACGAGGAGAAGTCACGACTGTTACCAACGCAGAATCTCCAATTTATTGGAATTCAGATACTTACCGATCTGGGACAGCTATGACGGTTACAAGTCTTCCTGAATCCGTACATAGTATTGAACAACCCCAGTCTGTTGATCACTCTACCCGACAATCTTCGACACAGTC
The nucleotide sequence above comes from Gigantopelta aegis isolate Gae_Host unplaced genomic scaffold, Gae_host_genome ctg1961_pilon_pilon:::debris, whole genome shotgun sequence. Encoded proteins:
- the LOC121391216 gene encoding tigger transposable element-derived protein 4-like, which translates into the protein MPPKPSKPIALTLEQRVEVIKKSEKDKLSARKIAEHFGAGRTQIDGILKRKAEMLADYDNNQPSDRKGQRKLTGNEDINMLVWKWFQDATARRINVSGPLIKEKALKFAEDLGIASFKASNGWLDSFRHRHNIVAGTQSGERGDFFSK